The segment AATAATAAAACAATATTAAGACTTTCTAAGTACATCTACTACACTTTTAAATGCGAACCATTCTGGAATTGAATCTCCATTCCTCAGCTTTTTCCTGAATTCTGTACCGCTTAGTTTCATTATCTGATATTTTTTCTCTTTTGCTTCTTCGGCAGTTATGTAACCTTTTTCTATTGTGTATACCAAATTTTTTGAAGGTACAGTTTTCATCAGTAACTCTTCTGCGCATTCATTGGCAAAAGTCTGGGCATCATAAGGTCCATAAAAATCTTCACCAGTTGATGATGATTTACATCCAGCCATATCCCTACCAATTATAAAATGAGTACATCCATAATTCCTTCTTATAATCATGTGTTGAAGAGCTTCTCTAGGTCCAGCCATATGCATTGAGTATGGCAAAAAAGCCCATTTTATTTTCTTATTAGAAATTTCTTCTTCTAATTTTTTATAGGTCAAATATCGGACTTTCCCTGGAATATCATCCTGTTGTGTTGGCCCGCAAGTTGGATGAACCAAAACAACTGAATTTGAGGAAACATTTTCCGATTGTAAGGCGTTAGTAAACAATTCATAATGAGCTCTATGAATTGGATTTCTACATTGAAAAGCAACTACATCAAAATTAGCAGGTAATAAATCTCTTACTTCTTTTGGTGTTTTACATGGAAAATCTCTATTTGGGAGCTCCAATCCATAAACTTTACCCCCTATGTAGTATCTGCCTCTTTCATTGAAAATCATCTTTACTGCAGGATGATCCAAAGAATTAGTCCCGTAACAAAATTCTGCCTCTTCGGCCTTATCTGGCTCCCATTTTGAACTTACTTTTAAAATCGCTAATTTTTGTTTTTTATAAGTGAGTAATATTGTTTCATCCTCCTTGATTTGTGCATTATTAGTATCAAATACAATCGGCAAACCAAAGAGTAAACCCTTTGTATCTCTATGGCTTTTAATTACAGATTTATACTCTTCTTTATCCATAAATCCTTCTAGAGGAGAAAATCCGCCAACCATTAATAGTTCTATATCACAAGCATTTCTATCACTACATTCGTGTTGATACGAAACTTGAGAAAGAAGCTTTAATTTTAGTTCTTCATCCTTAATAATTAATTCTTTTAGTTCACCGCCATAAGCAGGTATTAAACCTTTTGAATCTCTTT is part of the Prochlorococcus marinus subsp. pastoris str. CCMP1986 genome and harbors:
- the sat gene encoding sulfate adenylyltransferase, coding for MNSQQESKRDSKGLIPAYGGELKELIIKDEELKLKLLSQVSYQHECSDRNACDIELLMVGGFSPLEGFMDKEEYKSVIKSHRDTKGLLFGLPIVFDTNNAQIKEDETILLTYKKQKLAILKVSSKWEPDKAEEAEFCYGTNSLDHPAVKMIFNERGRYYIGGKVYGLELPNRDFPCKTPKEVRDLLPANFDVVAFQCRNPIHRAHYELFTNALQSENVSSNSVVLVHPTCGPTQQDDIPGKVRYLTYKKLEEEISNKKIKWAFLPYSMHMAGPREALQHMIIRRNYGCTHFIIGRDMAGCKSSSTGEDFYGPYDAQTFANECAEELLMKTVPSKNLVYTIEKGYITAEEAKEKKYQIMKLSGTEFRKKLRNGDSIPEWFAFKSVVDVLRKS